From Leptotrichia wadei, one genomic window encodes:
- a CDS encoding DUF1934 family protein has protein sequence MKIKIKSLDNFNQNYEKLFELKKVLEQEEKKEYHYSDEYGNCKIIDKGNSIEIYRYGEINSRQIFQSDKNTPFIYITKQFRGKYKIFTKKIKKENGKMMLEYDIIHNNEVINSINLEFQFIK, from the coding sequence ATGAAAATAAAAATAAAAAGTCTGGATAATTTTAATCAGAATTATGAAAAATTATTTGAGCTGAAAAAAGTATTGGAACAGGAAGAAAAAAAAGAATATCATTATAGTGATGAGTATGGAAACTGTAAAATCATTGATAAAGGTAATTCCATTGAAATTTACCGATATGGTGAAATCAATTCCAGACAAATTTTTCAAAGTGATAAAAATACGCCATTTATTTATATTACAAAACAGTTTCGAGGGAAATACAAAATTTTTACAAAAAAAATTAAAAAAGAAAATGGAAAAATGATGCTGGAATATGATATAATACATAATAATGAAGTGATAAACAGTATAAATTTAGAATTTCAATTTATTAAATAG
- the lysS gene encoding lysine--tRNA ligase, protein MSNQNQNDNGIIKEKLKKVAELEEIGIEPYGRKYEKVNDIAEINQYDETCDKVFKTAGRIIAFRRMGKNGFGKIQDPTGQIQYYVKKEEVGEDQYEIYKKMGLGDFIGLEGHLFRTKTGELTLRVDSFEVLSKNVRPLPEKFHGLTNVETRYRQRYVDLVMNREVMETMKKRFQVIRFFRSYLEKKGFTEVETPMMHPIAGGATARPFVTHHNALDMELFLRIAPELYLKRLLVGGFEKVFEINRSFRNEGISVKHNPEFTMMELYQAYADFNDMMDLTEDLISSLTFELHGKYEIEYEDKTINLAKPWRRVTMKEAVKEATGFDFDSISSDEEAVEKAKEFGIPLEKDKTYTKFGILNLFFEEKVEETLINPTFITEYPKEISPLSKNQKGETEWVDRFELFISGREFANAYSELNDPRDQKERFEEQVKLKEAGDDEAQGMDLDYIRALEYGMPPAGGLGIGIDRLVMLQTNSASIRDVILFPTLRKEDIEL, encoded by the coding sequence ATGAGTAATCAAAACCAGAATGATAATGGTATTATAAAAGAAAAATTGAAAAAAGTAGCAGAACTAGAGGAAATTGGAATAGAACCTTACGGAAGAAAATATGAAAAAGTGAATGATATTGCTGAAATAAATCAATATGACGAAACTTGCGATAAAGTATTTAAAACAGCAGGAAGAATCATCGCTTTTAGAAGAATGGGTAAAAACGGATTTGGTAAGATTCAAGATCCAACTGGTCAAATTCAATATTATGTGAAAAAAGAAGAAGTTGGAGAAGATCAATATGAAATTTATAAAAAAATGGGACTTGGAGATTTTATTGGGCTTGAAGGACATTTATTTAGAACTAAGACTGGGGAATTAACTTTGAGAGTAGATTCTTTTGAAGTATTATCTAAAAATGTTCGTCCACTTCCAGAAAAATTCCATGGATTAACTAACGTTGAAACTAGATATAGACAAAGATACGTTGACTTGGTAATGAATAGAGAAGTTATGGAAACTATGAAAAAAAGATTCCAAGTTATTAGATTTTTTAGAAGCTATTTAGAAAAAAAAGGATTTACGGAAGTTGAAACTCCAATGATGCACCCAATCGCAGGTGGAGCAACTGCAAGACCATTTGTTACGCACCACAATGCATTAGATATGGAATTATTCTTAAGAATCGCACCTGAATTATACTTAAAAAGATTATTAGTTGGTGGATTTGAAAAAGTATTTGAAATTAATAGAAGTTTTAGAAATGAAGGAATTTCTGTAAAACATAATCCTGAATTTACAATGATGGAATTGTACCAAGCGTACGCTGATTTTAATGATATGATGGACTTAACAGAAGACTTAATTTCTAGTTTGACTTTCGAGTTACATGGAAAATATGAAATTGAATATGAAGATAAAACTATTAATTTAGCTAAACCTTGGAGAAGAGTAACAATGAAAGAAGCTGTAAAAGAAGCAACTGGATTTGATTTTGATTCAATTTCAAGTGATGAAGAAGCTGTTGAAAAAGCGAAAGAATTTGGAATTCCTTTAGAAAAAGATAAAACTTATACAAAATTTGGAATTTTAAATTTATTCTTTGAAGAAAAAGTGGAAGAAACATTGATTAATCCAACATTCATAACAGAATATCCAAAAGAAATTTCTCCACTTTCAAAAAATCAAAAAGGTGAAACTGAATGGGTTGACAGATTTGAATTATTCATTTCAGGAAGAGAATTTGCAAACGCATATTCAGAATTAAACGATCCAAGAGATCAAAAAGAAAGATTCGAAGAACAAGTTAAATTGAAAGAAGCAGGAGACGATGAAGCACAAGGAATGGATTTAGATTACATTAGAGCCTTAGAATATGGAATGCCACCTGCAGGAGGATTAGGAATTGGAATTGATAGATTAGTTATGTTACAAACTAATTCAGCATCAATCAGAGACGTAATCTTGTTCCCAACATTAAGAAAAGAAGACATCGAATTATAA
- a CDS encoding PepSY domain-containing protein, with protein MKNKFLKVALLGCLVLGSLSFAGSKDYKKSNFNHKKSSYKRSKITPARAKQIALAKVPGATLRNIKDFEFDEDSYEGEIHYRGYTYEFEIDAYTGRITDWDVDRD; from the coding sequence ATGAAAAATAAATTCTTAAAAGTAGCATTGTTAGGTTGTTTGGTATTAGGTTCTTTGAGTTTTGCTGGAAGTAAAGATTATAAAAAATCAAATTTCAACCATAAAAAAAGTTCTTATAAAAGATCAAAAATAACCCCAGCAAGAGCTAAACAAATAGCATTAGCAAAAGTTCCAGGTGCAACATTGAGAAATATTAAGGATTTTGAATTTGATGAAGATTCTTATGAAGGAGAAATTCATTACAGAGGTTACACTTATGAATTTGAAATCGATGCGTATACTGGAAGAATTACAGATTGGGACGTAGATAGAGATTAG
- a CDS encoding flavodoxin, with the protein MAKVGIFFGSTTGVTEDIAHKIAEKIDGAEVFNIDGNEDKLEDYDVLLLGTSTWGFGDLQDDWAAVLDDLASKDLSGKKVGYFGSGDQGTFSDTFMDGIAIIDEEIQKTGATIIGKTSTEGYEFSESRAAKDGEFLGLALDEVNQSELTDERIDAWVEQIQKEF; encoded by the coding sequence ATGGCAAAAGTAGGAATTTTTTTCGGATCAACAACAGGAGTAACTGAAGATATTGCTCATAAAATTGCAGAAAAAATTGATGGAGCAGAAGTTTTTAATATTGATGGAAATGAGGATAAATTGGAAGATTATGATGTACTTCTTTTAGGTACTTCTACTTGGGGATTTGGAGACTTGCAAGATGACTGGGCAGCAGTTCTTGATGATTTGGCAAGCAAAGATTTAAGCGGTAAAAAAGTAGGATATTTCGGAAGTGGGGATCAAGGAACTTTCTCTGATACATTTATGGATGGAATTGCCATCATTGATGAAGAAATTCAAAAAACTGGTGCAACAATCATTGGAAAAACTTCAACAGAAGGATATGAATTCAGCGAATCAAGAGCAGCAAAAGATGGAGAATTTTTGGGACTTGCTCTAGATGAAGTTAATCAATCTGAATTGACAGATGAAAGAATTGACGCATGGGTTGAACAAATCCAAAAGGAATTTTAA
- the epsC gene encoding serine O-acetyltransferase EpsC, which translates to MIIIFKWLVSEINNIAEKDPAVRYKIEVFLYPSLHAVINHKIAHFFQKHKLYFCARLISQISRFFTGIEIHPGAKLGKKVFFDHGMGIVVGETAEIGDNCVIYHGVTLGGVSSSKTKRHPTLKNNVTVGTGAKLLGNIVIGNNVKIGANSVVLKDVPDNAVAVGIPARIIPKTEEDYYMWHI; encoded by the coding sequence GTGATTATTATTTTTAAATGGTTAGTAAGTGAAATAAATAATATAGCGGAAAAAGATCCAGCTGTCAGATATAAAATAGAAGTTTTTCTCTATCCGTCTCTACATGCAGTTATTAATCACAAGATTGCCCACTTTTTTCAAAAGCATAAATTATATTTTTGTGCACGGCTGATTTCTCAAATTTCACGATTTTTTACAGGAATAGAAATTCATCCAGGAGCAAAATTAGGAAAAAAAGTATTTTTTGACCACGGAATGGGAATCGTAGTTGGAGAAACTGCTGAAATAGGCGATAACTGCGTCATCTATCATGGTGTAACTCTAGGCGGAGTAAGCTCTTCCAAAACTAAGAGACATCCCACATTAAAAAATAACGTCACAGTTGGAACAGGAGCAAAACTGCTAGGAAATATTGTGATTGGAAATAATGTGAAAATTGGAGCAAATTCAGTTGTTTTAAAGGATGTTCCAGATAATGCAGTAGCAGTAGGGATTCCAGCTAGAATCATTCCAAAAACAGAGGAAGACTACTATATGTGGCATATTTAA
- the cysK gene encoding cysteine synthase A, which produces MIYENILDLIGNTPVVKLKFLNDENIADIYVKLEKYNIGGSVKDRAALGMIEAAEKEGKLKPGGTIVEPTSGNTGIALALIGKAKGYKVVIVMPDSMSVERRSILAAYGAELILTEGAKGMKGAIAEAEKLAAENGYFLPQQFENPANPAKHYETTAKEILDDFPQIDAFVSGVGTAGTLSGVGKRLKEERPGVKVFAVEPATSAVLSGEQPGKHFQQGLGAGFVPGNYDASLVDEIIKVTNEQAVEFATRASKENGLFIGISSGSAIAAAYEVAKKLGKGKKVVAILPDGGEKYLSIEAFRNSL; this is translated from the coding sequence ATGATTTACGAAAATATCTTAGACTTAATTGGAAATACGCCTGTGGTGAAATTAAAATTCTTAAATGATGAAAATATCGCTGATATTTATGTAAAACTTGAAAAATATAATATTGGTGGAAGTGTAAAGGATAGAGCGGCTCTTGGAATGATAGAAGCAGCTGAAAAAGAAGGAAAATTGAAACCAGGTGGAACAATTGTTGAACCTACTTCTGGAAATACTGGTATCGCACTTGCATTAATCGGTAAAGCAAAAGGTTATAAAGTGGTAATTGTAATGCCTGATTCAATGAGCGTGGAAAGAAGAAGTATTTTAGCAGCCTATGGAGCTGAATTAATATTAACTGAAGGGGCAAAAGGTATGAAAGGGGCAATTGCTGAAGCTGAAAAACTAGCAGCTGAAAACGGATATTTCTTGCCTCAACAATTTGAAAATCCTGCAAACCCTGCAAAACACTACGAAACAACTGCAAAAGAAATCTTAGATGATTTCCCTCAAATCGATGCATTCGTATCAGGAGTTGGAACTGCTGGAACTTTATCAGGAGTTGGAAAAAGATTAAAGGAAGAAAGACCAGGAGTTAAAGTATTTGCCGTTGAACCTGCAACTTCTGCAGTATTATCAGGAGAACAACCTGGAAAACACTTCCAACAAGGACTTGGAGCAGGATTTGTACCTGGAAACTATGATGCCAGCCTTGTAGATGAAATTATAAAGGTAACTAATGAACAAGCGGTAGAATTTGCGACAAGAGCTTCAAAGGAAAACGGACTATTTATCGGAATTTCTTCTGGAAGTGCAATTGCAGCAGCTTATGAAGTAGCTAAAAAATTAGGAAAAGGTAAAAAAGTTGTAGCAATTTTACCAGATGGTGGAGAAAAATACTTATCAATTGAAGCATTCAGAAACAGTTTATAA
- a CDS encoding M3 family oligoendopeptidase: MKFNEYKYEHLDLEKIKKIFSELIESFEKAENVEGQITAFDEIIKLRNHIETMQTLVSVRHSIDTNDEFYDKENEYMDEISPILFGFTNDFYKALVNSKFKDELVKKYGKFLFDLAENTLKTFSPEIIPDAQEENRLSSKYSKLIASAKIDFDGKELNLSQMVPYTQSKDRNVRIEAAKKVAQFFAENQDEFDNIYDSLVKVRTRMAQKMGYKNFVEFGYKQLSRLEYDAKMVEGYRKQVLENIVPLHTELRERQGKRLGLDKLKFYDEAIKFNSGNADPHGSPEWILNNGKTMYKELSKETDEFFTFMTENNLLDLLSKKGKMSGGYCTYIPEHKAPFIFANFNGTSHDIDVLTHEAGHAFQVYQSRGFEVPEYLWPSYEACEIHSMSMEFLTWPWMDLFFENDTDKYKFIHLSEALLFIPYGVTVDEFQHWVYENPEVTPKERREKWIEIEKKYLPTRDYGEVEELKNGIFWFRQGHIFSSPFYYIDYTLAQVCAFQFWIKSRENREKAWQDYLNLCKLGGSKPFFELMKSANLKNPFEEGTLAFVIPKIKEYLDNVDDMNL; this comes from the coding sequence ATGAAATTTAATGAATACAAATACGAACATTTGGATTTGGAAAAAATAAAAAAAATTTTTTCGGAGCTTATAGAAAGTTTTGAAAAGGCTGAAAATGTGGAAGGACAGATTACTGCATTTGATGAAATTATAAAACTGAGAAATCATATTGAAACTATGCAGACACTTGTTTCGGTTCGCCATAGCATTGACACAAATGATGAGTTTTATGATAAGGAAAATGAGTATATGGATGAAATCAGCCCTATTCTTTTTGGGTTTACGAATGACTTTTATAAGGCTCTTGTAAATTCAAAATTTAAAGATGAACTTGTTAAAAAATATGGAAAATTTTTATTTGATTTGGCAGAAAATACATTGAAAACATTTTCACCTGAAATTATCCCAGATGCTCAAGAAGAAAACAGATTATCTAGTAAATATTCAAAATTAATTGCAAGTGCAAAAATAGATTTTGATGGAAAAGAGCTTAATTTGTCACAAATGGTTCCCTACACACAGTCAAAGGACAGAAATGTAAGAATTGAAGCGGCTAAAAAAGTTGCTCAGTTTTTTGCTGAAAATCAAGATGAATTTGATAACATTTATGATTCGCTTGTAAAAGTCAGAACTAGAATGGCTCAAAAGATGGGATATAAAAATTTTGTGGAATTTGGATATAAACAACTGTCAAGACTTGAATATGATGCAAAAATGGTAGAAGGCTACAGAAAGCAAGTGCTTGAAAATATTGTGCCGCTACATACCGAACTTCGTGAAAGACAAGGGAAAAGACTTGGATTGGACAAACTTAAATTTTATGATGAAGCTATAAAATTTAATTCTGGAAATGCTGATCCGCATGGGTCGCCTGAATGGATTTTAAATAATGGGAAGACAATGTATAAGGAATTATCGAAAGAAACTGATGAATTTTTTACATTTATGACTGAAAACAATTTGCTTGACTTGCTTTCTAAAAAGGGGAAAATGAGCGGCGGATACTGCACTTATATTCCAGAACACAAGGCACCATTTATTTTTGCCAATTTTAATGGAACTTCACACGATATTGATGTTTTGACGCATGAAGCCGGACATGCTTTCCAAGTTTACCAAAGCCGTGGATTTGAAGTGCCTGAATACTTATGGCCATCTTATGAGGCTTGTGAAATTCATTCGATGAGCATGGAATTTTTAACTTGGCCGTGGATGGACTTGTTTTTTGAAAATGATACTGATAAATATAAATTTATTCATTTATCAGAAGCTCTTTTATTTATTCCTTACGGAGTAACTGTCGATGAATTTCAGCACTGGGTGTATGAAAATCCAGAAGTTACGCCAAAAGAACGTCGTGAAAAATGGATTGAAATAGAAAAAAAATATTTACCAACAAGAGATTACGGAGAAGTCGAAGAATTAAAAAATGGAATTTTCTGGTTTAGACAAGGGCATATTTTCAGTTCGCCATTTTACTACATCGACTACACTCTAGCTCAAGTATGTGCCTTCCAATTCTGGATAAAATCAAGAGAAAACAGAGAAAAAGCATGGCAAGATTATTTGAATTTATGTAAACTTGGAGGAAGCAAGCCATTCTTTGAACTTATGAAATCAGCTAATTTGAAAAATCCGTTTGAAGAAGGGACATTGGCTTTTGTAATTCCAAAAATTAAGGAATATTTGGATAATGTTGATGATATGAACTTGTAA
- a CDS encoding tyrosine-type recombinase/integrase, translated as MRTMNKNMSISKCMDIWLKNEHNYIKESTYFLYLTIIENHLKTYFKKRKVSTISNKDFQSFVLDKLSCGRLDGRGGLSKKTVKDMTVVLKSVLTFAMKHKIIDRMEFEFKIPKKEKTKEVEVFNFEERRKICKYVKNNLCNQTLGILICICTGLRIGEICALKWEDVDLKTEVININHTIQRIYISTAKKSKVIISSPKTESSRRKIPIASELVPLLQQFKSNSDFYVISGEKKYIEPRTYRKFFKKMLNILKISKLKFHSLRHTFATQAIENGIDYKTVSEILGHASIGITLNLYVHPDLKHKKECLNKIFNNLAK; from the coding sequence ATGAGAACAATGAATAAAAATATGAGTATATCTAAATGTATGGATATTTGGCTAAAAAATGAGCATAATTATATAAAGGAATCAACTTATTTTCTTTATTTGACAATTATTGAAAATCATTTGAAAACGTATTTTAAAAAAAGAAAGGTTAGTACAATTTCAAATAAGGATTTTCAGTCTTTCGTTTTAGACAAGTTAAGTTGCGGAAGACTGGATGGCAGAGGAGGGCTGTCAAAAAAAACTGTAAAAGATATGACAGTTGTGTTAAAGTCTGTGCTGACATTTGCGATGAAGCATAAAATTATAGACAGGATGGAATTTGAATTTAAAATTCCTAAGAAAGAGAAAACTAAAGAAGTTGAAGTGTTTAATTTTGAAGAGAGAAGAAAAATTTGCAAGTATGTGAAAAATAATCTGTGTAATCAGACACTAGGAATACTTATTTGTATATGCACTGGGCTTAGAATAGGAGAAATATGTGCATTAAAGTGGGAGGATGTGGATTTAAAGACAGAAGTCATTAATATCAATCATACGATTCAAAGAATATATATCAGTACAGCTAAAAAGAGCAAAGTCATCATTTCTTCACCAAAAACAGAAAGCTCAAGACGTAAAATTCCTATTGCCTCTGAATTAGTGCCTTTATTGCAGCAGTTTAAATCTAATAGTGATTTTTACGTTATTTCTGGCGAGAAAAAATATATTGAGCCAAGGACCTATAGAAAATTTTTCAAGAAGATGTTAAATATTTTAAAAATTTCAAAGCTGAAATTTCATTCGCTAAGACACACTTTTGCAACGCAGGCTATTGAAAATGGCATAGATTACAAGACTGTATCTGAAATTTTAGGACATGCCTCTATTGGAATAACTTTAAATTTATATGTTCATCCTGATTTAAAGCACAAAAAAGAATGTCTGAACAAAATTTTTAATAATTTGGCAAAATAA
- a CDS encoding sugar transferase, which yields MKLNKDIRIRILYILILYVIYSFLLDKYNYVAKYLTNFIFILFIFIKFIFGQLDFYAERFRYKDVFITLGIDVIFSVVLYAFWKQFNIFYIYLLIFLFQVIFRKIVCSIYMKKQNVLIFGSNHIRNNVQEDIINTLDYNYVGYISNNKSGATKYLIGNYDQMEEIISKKEIDVLVIVKDIKSPDFKKYLKRIFDLKINGLKIINYEEFNEDIQKKIDINQINEEWLLQSNGFDILSNEMQKNMKRGMDLILALTLMVLLSPLALITAIIIKIESKGPVIFKQTRIGENMKPFRVYKFRSMRIHDPKKYSKYTLDNDTRVTKFGKFMRKTRIDELPQLWNILKGTMSFIGPRPEWDILAKDYAEKISHYNLRHLIKPGITGWAQVMFPYGESLEDAKRKLEYDLYYLKHQDLILDVLIIMKTVKAVLFGKGK from the coding sequence ATGAAATTAAATAAAGATATTCGGATACGTATACTTTATATACTTATTTTATATGTTATTTACAGTTTTTTACTAGATAAATATAATTATGTAGCAAAGTATCTGACCAATTTTATATTTATCCTGTTCATATTTATAAAATTTATATTCGGACAGCTTGATTTTTATGCAGAACGTTTTAGATATAAGGACGTATTTATAACATTGGGAATTGATGTGATATTTTCAGTTGTGCTATATGCTTTCTGGAAGCAGTTTAATATTTTTTATATCTATTTGTTAATTTTTTTATTCCAAGTAATTTTCAGAAAAATAGTATGCTCCATTTATATGAAAAAGCAAAATGTGCTGATATTTGGTTCAAATCATATAAGAAATAATGTTCAGGAAGATATTATCAATACTCTTGACTACAATTATGTTGGATACATTTCAAACAATAAAAGCGGGGCAACAAAATATTTAATTGGAAATTATGATCAGATGGAAGAAATTATATCTAAAAAGGAAATTGATGTATTGGTAATTGTAAAGGATATAAAAAGTCCTGATTTTAAAAAATATTTGAAGCGAATTTTTGATTTGAAGATTAACGGACTGAAAATAATAAATTATGAAGAATTTAACGAAGATATTCAAAAAAAAATAGATATAAATCAGATAAATGAAGAATGGCTTTTACAGTCAAATGGATTTGATATTTTAAGTAACGAGATGCAGAAAAATATGAAACGTGGAATGGATTTAATTCTTGCACTAACTCTAATGGTGCTTCTGTCACCACTTGCATTAATTACTGCAATAATTATTAAGATAGAATCTAAAGGACCAGTCATATTCAAGCAGACCAGAATAGGCGAAAACATGAAGCCCTTCAGAGTCTATAAGTTCAGAAGCATGAGAATACACGATCCAAAAAAATATTCAAAGTACACGCTGGACAACGACACAAGGGTTACAAAATTTGGAAAGTTCATGAGAAAGACAAGGATTGACGAACTTCCTCAACTCTGGAACATCCTGAAAGGGACAATGAGTTTCATAGGTCCACGTCCAGAATGGGATATTTTAGCAAAGGACTATGCTGAAAAGATAAGCCATTACAACCTGAGACACCTTATAAAGCCAGGAATAACAGGCTGGGCACAGGTAATGTTTCCCTATGGGGAAAGCCTGGAGGATGCGAAGAGGAAACTCGAGTATGATTTGTACTATTTGAAGCATCAAGATCTTATACTCGATGTACTTATTATTATGAAGACAGTTAAAGCTGTCTTATTCGGAAAAGGGAAATAA